Sequence from the Metopolophium dirhodum isolate CAU chromosome 2, ASM1992520v1, whole genome shotgun sequence genome:
TTCACATAGTTATATCAGTCTAATTGTCAAAAAAACACTGTCagctttaaaaaaacatttaacaccTATATTTCTTCCTGATATATCAACCGTAGATTTTAATGTCAAAGCTTCAGAATTTTGGACAAAATGGAATTTTCCAAACTGTATTTTGGCAATTGACGGAAAACACATTAGAATAAGAAGTCCTAACAACACTGgatcacttttttttaattataaagattatttttcaattgtactGCTCGCTATGGTTGACGCCAACTACAAATTTATTGCTGTAGACATTGGTTCGTTTGGTAGAGAAGGTGACAGCGGAATATTTTTAAAGTCGAACatgggtaaaaaaatattagatggGTCATTTGGTTTTCCAGAAGCAAAAAAATTACCAGGGTCATCAACAATCTTACCTCATGTTATTGTGGGGGATGAAGCCTTTAGGCTTCACACTCATATAATGAAACCATATACAAGACAAGCCTCAAAAGATGATAAGACAAagtctatatttaattatagattAAGTCGTGCCAGACGAGTGACGGAAAATGCGTTTGGTTTATTGAGCCAGGTTTTTCGCGTCTTTTATCAGCCTATAAACATTGAACCATCGACATGTGATGACCTAATCACAGTAGCTTGCTGTTTGCATAACATGCTAAGAGATGCATATTTAGAAGAAAATGGACGAGCATTTAGAGAATTTGATTCAAGAGAACCGGTaccaattaacaatataattccAATTGCAAGAGGAGGTGGTTTTGCAAACGCTGAAGGATTTGACGTCAGAGAAGCATATAAGGACTTTTTTAATAACGAAGGCGCTGTTTCATGGCAGAATAacctataagttatttatattaagatattattatttaacttttacatttaaatatcaaataataaaacgaaaaaactttatacgtattaaaattaaaaacaatattccttatgacattatttaatattatgtatacttttatttcattaaaatattaaaaacaacctgttaattaataattattataatatacatacatatatttagatatagttatagttgattattgtacctatatggatCAAATCCTTGAGAAGTAGCCGATGATGAACTGAGGCTTGGCGATGGTGTGCTCGAAagtgacataatattgttaaaatctgAAGACCTAGAGGGTGTTTGAAACATCATTTGAGTGGGTGTTTGGAACATCGGTTGAGTGGGTTGTGCTCCAGTGTTATCTAGGTATTTATCTTCGAGCTGTGCAACCAaagataatatactaattttagCTTCACTTTTGCCTCTGGGAGGTAGCTTCTTCACTGAAATTGCAAtgctcttaaaaaataaatctatctCGTCAGTTGATGATTCTCTACCCAAAATTGCTTCATTTTGGGCTTGTATGCTATTTATTATTGCTGTTCTGTCATTCATTCTTTTAACATACGCTAATTGTGCATGCTTGTCTCTCGATCTTTTCCCGTGTATGACCTCTTCGGCTATTTCTTCAGTTGATTCATTCAATGGATCTCCGGAATTATCTTGGCTACTTTCAACTATTGTTGAGTCTTGATCATTGCAAACATTCGATAccgtactaaaatattaaaatgtataatcattttCTTTGGAACATAAATACTTTTCATGAAAAGATAGA
This genomic interval carries:
- the LOC132938875 gene encoding uncharacterized protein LOC132938875; translation: MEDIIINNNTIISLLLEEEEEEDEIYNNRLGINKRKSIDSFFTTREEEGFFEILINGHLHNSKPKFREFFRINYDQFMFILSLVKDDITLPPSRRVKKPIQPDEKLAVTLRYLATGESFRSLSFAFRISHSYISLIVKKTLSALKKHLTPIFLPDISTVDFNVKASEFWTKWNFPNCILAIDGKHIRIRSPNNTGSLFFNYKDYFSIVLLAMVDANYKFIAVDIGSFGREGDSGIFLKSNMGKKILDGSFGFPEAKKLPGSSTILPHVIVGDEAFRLHTHIMKPYTRQASKDDKTKSIFNYRLSRARRVTENAFGLLSQVFRVFYQPINIEPSTCDDLITVACCLHNMLRDAYLEENGRAFREFDSREPVPINNIIPIARGGGFANAEGFDVREAYKDFFNNEGAVSWQNNL